The segment ttaaaggcATTTGCCCTTCAAAGGAAGGTACATCAGCACCCACAAAGCAGCTTACAACGGTCTGTTAACCAATCCCAGGGATCCAATGCCCATTTCtgccctctgtgggcaccaggcacactcatggtgtacagacatacacgagggtaaaacacccatacacagaaaacagaacagaatcaAGAACTGAGCGGTGAATCTTAGAGATGCCAGAAAAACattaaacagaagaaaaaagaatcaacTTTAAAAGATTTGAAATGAGAAAAGCAAAAGGCGCAGCACAAGGAAAGGCTGTGAGTTAAGAGGAAGTGAGAAGTGTAGCACTGGGACAGCACGGGTATTCACAGCCCACACGGCCCTTACTTGGCGAGACCCTCTAAAACCGCTGGCAGAAGAGGTGACTTCTGGGCCTTCTTCAATATTCTGAAGTAGGTCACAAACACAATATTCAGAGTCTCTGTGTGCTGGCAGAGAAAGCAGACAAGAGCGCCTTAGAACTAGCTGGTTGTTCTCCTTGAGTTAGAATAATCACAATTTTCAAAGCCAAAGCTGCTTTCCCCTTTCTCATCCCCCAAAAATTCAGATTTTGGAACGAAATCTGGTGATTTCATAAACAGACACGCATCACCTCATACTTCCTTATatgtcaaaaaaaagaaaatctacccAAAACCCatgaaataaagcaaaatgatatacctttaAGTCGAAACAATTTGTAATCAAAATCGTTTAGCAAAACATTTTGAGGGTAGGACAGAGGAGAACCGCCTACCAGCTTCAGCTTCTTCTCAGTGCTCTCCGACGCTTCGGCCTCCCGAAGTTCCCGCTCCAgtttctcttctgctttcttccactgagaagagaaaagggaaaacatggtttatatgtttgcatatatacttatacacacacatacttacatacatatacatacacatgtatgcatgtatatacacacacacagagacacacacacatacatagcagcAAAAGCAAAGTCGAGGCAGTGTGACTGCTATAAACCATGGTAAGACCATACATGTCTGTGAATATAGGCATGAGCAAAGGCAGAAAGGCATGGATATGTACACTAACTAAATTAGTGACACTGTGTGTCCCTTGGGAAAGGTGGAAGAATGAAAACTTACGTAACTGTGGTAACAACTACTGTTTATAAAGACCGTCAGTACATGTGCCATCTCATTTAAACTGTCAAATGACCCTTAAGGGTAGATACTTCctgtcaaaagttttgtgggtggattggtgtccttagccactggggttcctgcctggctacaggaggtggcctcttctggTTTCATATCCCCACTGGTAGGCGTCTTgactaaggtcacccacattgactcctgggagcctcctccattccaggtctctgggacttcttaGATACTGCCCCAAACCACCTACCCCTGCAGCTACATAGTTCTACTctttctcctggcctctgagCCACTTTTCATTTACTGGCACTTTTGAAGGTTAATTTAGGACACATAGTATCTACCCTTAAGGGTCATTTGACAGTTTAAATGAGATGGCACATGTACTGACGGTCCTATCTAAAAgcaatgcagggacaaaaatggagtagagtATATAGGGAATGTAACTGGCCCATGGgcccaatctctgacactattaaagatactctgttatgcttgcagcaGGAGAGGCTACAGCctgtcctcagagaggctcttcccagcagctgactgaaacagatgtgaTGCCCACAGTCAGACAGAGCtcggggagtcttatggaagagttgaggggaggattgaaggccctgaaggggacaggaactccacaggaagacctacagagtcaactaacctggacccttccTATCTCCCAGAGAACATACATAGACCGGACTGAGGCTCCCAGCACAtagggctgtcttgtctggctgCAGTGGGAGAAGATGAGTCTAACCCTGAAGAGACTCAATGTGCCAGGATCGGGGGATACCCAGAGagtcccaccctctcagaggagacaggaagggaagtGGGGGGAGGGATTCTAAGGGGGAGAAATGGGGGGAAACAGTGTTCTGGatataaattaatcaattaattaattaaaaaagaaaaatgaatcaaaattcaAAACATTAAGAATACAACTACCTCAGTCAGGTGGTAATGGGGTGCACacgcagcactcaggaggcagagaggcaggcagatctgcacctcgagttcaaggccagcctgatctacagactgagttctaggacagccagggctacaaagagaaaccctgcttcaaaacatCAAAAGAGATGGACAATAGATCTAAACACAGGGCCAGGGAGAAGGCTCAGTAAGTAAAGACATTTGCTACCAAGCCCAGTGACCTGAGTTTAagtctcaggacccacatgataaagaaaaccaactccAACAGTTCTCTCTTGACttccatacacacatatgctatggcacatgcaaacacacacacacacacacacacacacacacacatacaaatacaactaagaaagaaatcattaaCAAATACTGGAGAAGAAGAGAGTCAAGAACAACTCTTGTTCATTCTTGATGGGAGTGTCAACTGATAGACActgaaaatcagtgtggagattATTAAGGAAGGCCGAACCACCATGTGAGCCAGGTATGCTATTCCTGGAGATATTTTCTACTAGTAGAGACACTACCTCATCCCGGCTCACTGCTGCTCCATTCCCATCAGCTAGGAATTGAAACACCCAGTAGTCTACCAGCTAATGAGTGAACAATGAGAATGTTGaacatacacaatggaatgttattttgctctaaagaaaattaaatgaaagTTTGCAGGCAATTGGATGGAGTACAGAGAATTATACTGAGTAAGGTAATGGAACTaggcacagaaaaataaatgtcacATGTTCATCCTCACAGGAAGATTCTAGCTTCCAAACTCAGAGTCTGTGCCTTCAAGGGTGCCTGTAAAGCCAGCAGTGGTGCCccaccctttaatcccagaacacagaaggcagaggcagaggccagcctgggctacacagtgagtaccagaacagccaggactaggAAAGTTTCAAGAGGCACTGCTAAAAAGATGCCTGAAAGGAGGGGGTAGCAGAAAAGTAGAAAGGGGGGATACTGGGGCTAGAAAGATTTAAGCAGGGAAAATATGGTGGGAAGGGAGAACTAATCAAATCTGAGGCCTACAAAAGAGTCATATAAAAACCTAGCTTGTaaccaaattttaaaatgattttttttttttaaggaaaagtttgaaggaagataCCCTGCAAGGCTAGGAAAAGCTGCTCCCAGAAGCTACCAGTTTTTAAACAGAACCCCCATGCTGGGAGTAGACAGCTCCTCAGGGACTATATGGGGTCAAAGAGGCCCCAGAAGTAAACTAAACAATATAGGTTCTTGTCATTCCTCTTGGCAGCCCACTAGAGTTCAACAATATGACACTATTACTGAAAAGACCATATATCTTGTATTCaggatataaagaaatcaagctggaatTTATCTGGAACAGTTAGTCCTCCCTTTCACAATCCCTAAAGGTGTTACAGAGCTGCTGGGGTAGAAAAAGCAGCAATGGTCTTATCTAGTGTGAATGTTATGATCTCCACAGACCAATCAAGCAGGATGCCCCCACTTGTGCAACAGAAGCCTACTTTTATGGGATAGCTAACTGCTCTTGGCTGGATTTAAGAGTTGTCTCACAGGACAAAATTTAACCCTGGGTATTATAAACATAGTCGAAAAAGCCGTGGTGGAGAGATCACAGGCCCTAGGAGAGAACCAAATACTGTTAATTAGCTAAACTGACCTAGCTTTAGGCTGCCTTCTAAAAATCCATGCTTACATACACAGATAAACGCTACTGTCAGCCTCATTCAGATAAGCCTCCTCGCTGTGAACAGTGGTGAATCCACAGACTCACGGCAGCACACCACGATGTAAGAATAAATGATGGTGAGTGCTCTGCCTAAACAAATCATTCCGTCATCCtttccaaggctcagggacactgcaggaaaggagaggaagactGTAGGAGGGAAGATAGGGAGAAGCCTATGAAAGGCCATCTTCTGAGAAGACACAATAACCGCAGTCAGGAATTCATCACAGCCATGGACGGACCTGTCGACAGTCATGCTCATCACAGCCATGGATGGACCTGTCGACAGTCATGCTCATCACAGCCATGGATGGACCTGTCGACAGTCATGCACGGAGGGGGAAGAGCTCAGGCCGGCCTAGTCCTAACTGCTGAACTACTTGCTACTGAGGGATTGTGGAGAGGGGAAAGTGCCTTCCATTGTTTGTAGCCACAGTTAGCCCCACCAGGCTCCAACCGAGACTTGGGATGGTCACGGGTGGCCTTGGTTAAACCGAATGGGCCTGAGCAGCGGACTCATGTGTGTATCTTTGGGAGTGGAGGGACCGACAGAGATGGTAGGGAGATTTAAGAGAACAGTGGGAGAGGGTAAACAGAGTgcattaaatacatatataaaacaacaaTATTAATCAAAACAAGTCCTTTCTTCACTGTGATTTACGCAAGATTTATCCATCTAGACTTTGATTGCAAGGCAAGACCCATCAAagcagaataaaaaagaaaatgaaaaagaaaataaaccaaaccTTTCTTTGCATTCTTGATAgagtttttctcttttccttgaaAGTCATGAACCTTTTTGGTTTGTTAATGTCCTCTGTATCTTTTTTCACTTCCACTTCCTTGATTCGCAGGCATAGAAATGTTTTTAACATCTAATagtgagaaaaacaacaaacacagtTTACTCGGTATTTATACCACACCCAAAAATTCCGTAGAAAGGAACATATTCTAAGTGTGCTGAATGTCTTGTCACATCAATACAGAGTTCTACTCTCGTCAGATAATGGGAGACAAGATGGCAGAGGGCTTAAATGGGCTAGGAAGAGGTTTGGAATGGAAAAGACCAATCAACAATCAAGACATTTCTAAACTGGCTGTGCTCTACCAGCTTTTACAATTAACAGTGCCAGCACTCATCTGGTCCTCACAGCACAAAATGGTACATTTTGAGCCCCTGCATCTTCTCTTGAAGAAACTACCTGTACACTGAACCCTCAGTCACAGCAGCTTATAATGTTccaacacacacatgtagaagGGAAGGTGGGTATTTCAGGTAACAGGACTAAAGCCCATTTCAGCACGGGCTAAAAATGATTACCAAAAGACATAAAGTGAAATAAATCTAAAGTCATTCTCGGTATTctcaaaatttcaaatattttgtagGAATTCTATGTGCCCATAAAATATTACTAGCCAAAGAAAAACAACTCCAAGGATATAGTTTGTAGGGGGCTGGAGAATATAGCTTTTATTCTAGCATCACTGAAATTAAAAGGATTTCTCTATAGCTGAGTTTCATATTCAAGCCATATTAAATGATTATCTTTTCTCTTAAGAAGCCTGTGATTGCTGGCGGTGGTGGCCcaaacctttaaccccagcacttggaaaacagaggcaggtgcatctctgagtttgggccagcctggtctggagagagttccaggacagctaaagctgtcctgaaaaaaaaagaaaaaagaaaaagaaaggaaggaaggaagaaaggaaggaaggaaggaaggaaggaaggaaggaaggaaggaaggaaggaaggagaaagagaagaggagaagcagcagcagaagcctgTTATTTATTATGTAGGTGGTTTAACTAAGTATCATcactttttaaagggaaaaaggaaTTGAAAATTATTTGAAGGCAAAGAGTATGAAATAACAAATACCTAAGCTAAAGATTTGCTTCTCGGTTATTTTTGTCTTTCATCCCTCATTAGTTCTCAttacataaatttaaattttctaatagAGCAACATCTTTGAAAGATCACACAGAGAAGCACATCTTTATTAATGAATATGTAAAtatgacttaaaaaaaatggCTCACTCAGCTAGgtgcctgagttcagatctccagtaCCAATATATAAAGTTGGGTGTGGCACTgtgctgggggggtgggggacaggggtggggaggggtcgGGGAAATGGGGAATCTCAAAGGGGGGTCGAGGACAGAGTGGATCTCAAAGTTCAGTGGCCAAAGCATGAGCTTCAGCTTCAGTGAGAGGCTGAAATAAGGGTGGACAGCAACCAAGGATTATCCTCAGTCTACTGTGTCatccacatgtacatgtacacctgaacacatgcatgcacagacccAACTTCACAAGCCCAATACCACgcacaaaaaacaaaaggatgcACAACTAACCATGTGTAACAAGAGATTAAACAGTAACAATGAGGATTGGGCAACCACTCAGGAAATGACTCTGATCATTAATGACAGCCTCAGTGACACAATATTGTTAGAAAACCATTTTTAAATGATTAGTACTGGATCTGCTAACTCTACTCAAGAAATCTCATTCCTAATACTCACAATAGAAAAAACCGATACAGATAGAGACCTCTCCGGCACTGACTGGATCAGAACTCTTGAGACAACTCACTATCTACTAGGCAGGGTGCTGTACGTTCCTGGGTGAGATGCTCAAGTGCACCACATCCTATCAGATGTGTCGAGACGTGTTCCTGTCAGAAGCctattttttaagttttgaaaCAAGGATGTATATATATCTCTGTACATCTAGAAGGCTATACATAACAAAATGTCAGCAATGTCAGTTAGTGAATGGACACATTTAACTTTTCACCTTATATAAATGCATCTGTAAATAAATTTCTTGAAACAGTAAAAATCACTTTGTAATTAAAAAATTCAAAGTGAAAAAAGAAAGGCTTACCTCTGGTCTAACTTCATAATTTCTGCCCTTCACAAAACCAGAGATCACTTTAATTACACCAAGAGAAGCTTGGCCTAGTTTATCTTGTTTAAAGAGCTTCTTCACTGCTTCGCAACACATCTCAGACACCTGAAAAAGAAGCGTTACAATAAAGCAGAGCTGACCCGGACCAGGCCACCCTGTTGCTGGGGACCGTCCGCATCCTAAGAAGTTAGCACCGCCATGGAGAGCCGCTCACTAAGCTAATGCTCAGATAATCTTCTGAGAGACCGTGAATAATAAGTGACACTAACACACCACGGACAGCTTATAGAGGACTTAAGGGTTATATAGTGTGTGTTCTTTCCATGGGGACAGGAGCAATAAACCCGTTTTCAGAGCAACCCACCGATTTTGAGCCATCATTCATCAGAGGGACAATCAGTACAATGATGTTGTTGTGAAAGTTAAAATGGGGCAAGGCCACCAACAGCTCACAGAGGCTCTTCACCGCCACTTCAGCCAGCCCTTTGTAGGCCTTTAGGGACACCACGTTGCTCTTCTTCAGCTTCCTCTGCTTCCAGTCTGATTAAAACACAAATGCAGTTAATCACAAGATTTTGGTCTTGGGaccagaaaaagagagaaagaacataaatcACCTCACTAATCTTTCAAAGTAGTTACACGGCCAGATGGGATGCGGGGCTAGGACACTGCTTCAGTGAGTAATGGGCCCGAGGTCAACCCCTGGAATCCACAAgctggaaggagagacctgactaCGAACTGTGCACTTGACACTTACACCACGTTACACCACATGTGCATCGTCGCGTAGAACCAcagattttatgtgtgtataaatttGCACATATATAACAGTATTAATCTTCATTTCATTCCTAGTATATTTACAATaaattcttttatgtgtgtgcactgtgtatgAGTCTGTGCCCACTTCCATATCATGTCAAAGACAGAGGACAAAGTCAATGTCTTTCTGTGTCACCTTTCACCTTATTTGTTTTTaacgtgtttatgtgtgtctgtgtgtgtgtgtctgtgtgtgtgtgtctgtgtgtgtgtgtctgtgtgtgtctgtgtgtgtgtgtctgtgtgtgtctgtgtgtgtgtgtctgtgtgtgtgtctgtgtgtgtctgtgtgtgtgtgtctgtgtgtctgtgtgtgtgtgtgtgtctgtgtgtgtgtctgtgcgtgtgtgtgtgcgcgtgtgtgtgtgcgcgcgcttgtgtgtgtgtgcttgtgcgcgcgcgtgcgcatgtgAATGCAGGTATCCACATGGCCCAGAAAATTCACTGGCGGTCCACTGGcttcactggagctggagttataggcagttgtgagcagcctgaCTCGAGTCCTGTGAACCAAACTTAGgtctcctgagccatctctcaggctctCCATGtattctttgagacaaggtctctactGACTGATCCTCCCCTGGGGCTTGACAATGGTCAGGCAGGAACCTTCGGGATGAAACCCAGGTATGTTTCAGGCAGATACCAAAGCATAAAGGCAATACCCAAGCATCCCAACTCCATGTCGCATCCACTCTACTGCTTCCCCGTCCTACTTGGGCCAGCCATCGGGAGACGGCAGCACTGCTTCAGCTGGTCATGAGGCAGGccttggtcccagcactcaggaaaggaGTCCACGGAGACGAAAGCATCTCACCTAGGCATCTACACTTCTTCTCCATTTACCACCCAGTTTTCACCACACTGCCATTTTTCCACAAATGGtgtggagtttatcatttaagtttcttttaagttttaagtttcttttaaagGCATGAACATCTATTTCAAAGTACAGCATTTTTCTAGAgttctaaaattaaaaagaaaggggaaaaaaaaatcccaactgtTGACAAATTCAACAAATGCATGGCTACCTAGAAAGGACCACAGCATGCTGGGTGTATACATGGCTCGGTTACAGTGAGCTTGCCTAGTGTGCATAtggtcctgaattcaatccccagcacacaaaaagaaaaactaaagacTACAGAAACAAGGAGGCTAATACTTATAGttgataaactatctaaacactACATGTCCGGACATCTAACTGCTTCTCTTAAATCATACAACATCCAGTGATATTATCACAATTCACTGATAGAAAATAAGGCACAGAAAAGTAATTTACCTGTTATGTAAATGGTGGAGAAAGGCTGAACTCTGGAAGTCTTTCtgtactttgagacagggtttcttctctGGCATACAGTGGacttgaactccctatgtagctgagaatgaccctGAACTTGTGATATTcctgcctcccccttccctgtgctgagattacaggtgtgcatcatcACAGACACCTGGCTTACGCAGTGCTGGAGATGGGAACCATCATGTACAAACACTTGTTAAGAACTCCTCCAAGTGAACTACAGCCCAGCCCCCAGGAAGTCTGACTTCAGACTGCCCCTCACAGAGCAGAATATAAGGTTAGTATATATGTACCTTTAAGATATGTTTAAAGGTTGGGTATGATGGTATAAGTCTTTAGCCCCAgtccccaggaggcagaggcaggcagatctctgtgagcttgaggccagcctggtctaagtaCTGAGTTCCAACCCAGCTAgggttacattttaaaaaaaaaaagtttactatACCTTTAACTATTTGCTCcagattttccaaataaaatttgtaTTGGCTCACTAGGCCTTCTTCAAATTCTCTTAATTTCTGGGTTTCTTTACGAATCTGGAAAGGtcaaaatcattttatatttaaatatcagAGCATTAAGTTCAAAAGCTGGCATAAAACAAGTGCCTTATTCTTGGGGCGAGGTGGGTCCGGGGCACAGGTTAAATAGCAATAACCCCTATTTTCCCATCTCTAGCCCTCCAAAATTCTTCACTTATTTTACGCAGTAATTTTCTTGAGCATCACCTTGGCAGATTTTTCTGCTTCAGTTAAGGGCCGGATCTTATATGAGGGAGTGATGTCCTTAAACAGCTCCATCAGTGAGATGATAGCCAACTTCCGGACAGTGACAGCCACATCAGGGTCCTGCTCCATCAGCATGGCACgaagctccttcagttttttaaTCTGTTAAGGCAAGGATTTGTAAGACTACAGAAATCATGGCATCTGAACATTTCAGAGCAAAGGACAACAGACCCACATCTGGCATCACAAGTGGAATTTACCTGCTGACTCAGAGGCAAGATACATTAAACACCAATGAACACGTCACGAAAGTTGTATGGAAACCATACTTTAGTTATGTAGGCAAGTACAAactttattaaaagtaggttaggatctgggcgtggtggtgcacacatttaatctcagcactcatttgggaggcaaaagcagatggatctctgagaatCTGAGGCAAGCCTGatctatagagagagttccaggacagccagggctatacacagAAACCTTGTTTctaaaaaaaccaaaatggaaaaaaataaaaggaaaagaaagaaagaaggaaagagaggggggggggagagagacacacagagagagagagagagagagagagagagagagagacagagagagagagagagagagagagagagagaaagaaagaaggaaagaaagaaaagcaaaacctaCCCCCAGGTACATCTGGGCTGCACTAATTCATTAATGAACTTGGTGGGtcatcaaacaaacaacaaaaactgtcGTGGGGCAGGGTATCTCACCATATAcgtttatgaaattctcaaaagcaaagaaaaatacttctaaaaattaaaataagaccTCTATGGTTCTATAATTAAACAGTAGAACAGAGATGAAAACTATCCTGACTTCACCTCTCTGATTCTGATTCATACATTACAACTACTACTCACAGTCTGGCTCCCGTGATCATGACTGAAAACCTGACtccaatccctggaacccagatAAAGACCAAACAAGAGAACCCACTCCACAGAGCAGTTCTCTCACACCCTCACTCCTGTGGCACATCCCTTCCCCCACGATAATAAATAATGTTTAACATAGATCTAATTTatcattcaataaataaatacctgCCATACTCAGATGCTGGGAAAGTCAAGAGAACAGGAATGACATCACTTAATATAGTATTATATTTATTCTCATTCATTCCTCACAAAGTGtttaaagtgtttcttttttaaagaaagaagtggCCCCTGGATAAAATGACCAACCCCATCTCAAACAGCATTGGCAAAGCCAGGTCT is part of the Rattus norvegicus strain BN/NHsdMcwi chromosome 1, GRCr8, whole genome shotgun sequence genome and harbors:
- the Noc3l gene encoding nucleolar complex protein 3 homolog isoform X1 encodes the protein MKARRNKKQVPSFRKLIKTSKVKLENKLKNKQFKQQSTIKKYRKEQRKLRQAVKDAVSKKPFPLEDPKSKRPVKRIEREEEDEEEALPLDMLDEDDLQLIKDLGQKASFLTRDLSSSEPVHIKKRKHESVIEKYEKVPRTLQTAPEKELIHLLPIKDKSGIIPQTREKPVTAIQQEEEEEEEPEVEEEVIEEPRQELTIEEHVIERKKKLQDKKIQIATLASAILSDPESHIKKLKELRAMLMEQDPDVAVTVRKLAIISLMELFKDITPSYKIRPLTEAEKSAKIRKETQKLREFEEGLVSQYKFYLENLEQIVKDWKQRKLKKSNVVSLKAYKGLAEVAVKSLCELLVALPHFNFHNNIIVLIVPLMNDGSKSVSEMCCEAVKKLFKQDKLGQASLGVIKVISGFVKGRNYEVRPEMLKTFLCLRIKEVEVKKDTEDINKPKRFMTFKEKRKTLSRMQRKWKKAEEKLERELREAEASESTEKKLKLVGGSPLSYPQNVLLNDFDYKLFRLKAHRDSEYCVCDLLQNIEEGPEVTSSASGFRGSRQVCTSYKCGVF